The Tenebrio molitor chromosome 2, icTenMoli1.1, whole genome shotgun sequence DNA segment CTTGGGCATAACAGGAAGGATTAGATTCTCTACAGTGAGATTTTCAGTAATggtagaattttcaatttgttcagctggtctaacattatttattgaagtttgtttatcttcacgaaaaaaaaatcgacggcagggcgtatttatggagttttgttttttgagtaaagaaattgttgctaaaatGTTTCTCGCAAATAAACACATTATCTGTTTTGAAGGGTGGTGCAACATTTACCTAAAGCTTCTATCCATCGTTTCCTTTGTTCTTCTAGTTTtggatatttaaaatgtttattttttatcgccgatcttgttgtttacaaagcatttatgtttaatttttcccatatccaaataaataaaataaaaattgcgatctgaaaaaccatattccgcactttttcaaaaagaacaagataatttaccaaataaaaagataacgaaaaattatctcaagagactggtttggagtaatttattttgtagaacaatttataacatttattgACTTAACCTTgacagaaattagaaaattcaaaattactgatgacattattaattaatattcaaatcaaccttctttttaaacggaaattcccgatcggattaacgagtaaattcggtaatttagtttggcctaactaaggtactatatctttagatataccgggtgatcaaaaaggactgtttaagttggcagtacaattaagaaaattttatatttcggttatttataacactgcaaccgggtatgttttgttggtttatttgacaaatatctgatgtaggtatagcattaacaacgacaagccatcaacaaccgaaagttactcctgttatacaatttaaaatacaattcagtgttaccaacttaaacagtcctatttgatcaccccgtagtaCCTTAGGTCCACAACGCTAGAGCAGCGCTAAATAGTGTTGTCAGTGTCTCCCATGTTTTATACGGGTTTTGAAAGTATGAAAGTCTTAATTCTGTTGAAGGTCTGTGTTGTGAACACCCAATCGAAACCTTCTCAATGGTTTTTACAATTTCTACGTCCATCTTTCGCAAACAAAATGACAGACGCCTAAATATTTCTTCGCTTTTCAGCGATGTAACACCATACCCcagtttcatttttacaatttttaaattattgtaaataattattagagTGAACTAAAGTGACAGTTCATTTCACGCCATCTGTCCAAAGAAAATGAAAGTAACAGAGTCGAGAAGCTAGAGATCTCTTCAAATTTGTGTGTTCCTAACTAGAAATCTTTActtttcttataaaaaattgtacacttTCCGAAGgcgtcaaaaaaaaactagaatCTTTTCCTTTGCTTTCAAGCCACTCTGACGCCAAccttatatttaatttttcaaatttttaaagtaTCCTAGACAATTAGAAGCAAACTAAAGTGAGTATTCACCTCATAAAATTTTggccaataaaaatgttctatattttaaaaatcgaccAATCAAATTGGAATTACCGGTAATTTTTCACGCCaacaaattatcgataatttttttcacaactcgTGTCAGTTGTGTTGTAAGTCAAATCAGAGATTTTATGCATTTATCTGAAGAAAACACATTATtaacaatattaattaaatgtgaattgatatatttattataatttggcCTAAATTTAAGGTGTAGCGATCATTCGGTGAATACTTAAATCTCAAATCGAATTACCCTCCTGCTACACAGTCGAGAATTTTTACAACAGCAGACACTCGTGATCACAAACACAAAATTATCAGTAATTTATTAATCACTTGAGCAATTACATATGATAATTCATTTCTTATCAATTTATCATCTTCATAGAGTAAATCAAAGTTCTAAATATCAAAAAAGTAAAGACCAATTCCATTTTATGAGCTCCTAATACAAACCATTGTCATTTTAacttgttggaaacattgatCTTCAAAACACAAAATTAATCGGATACCTGCGTAAATCAGAATAAAAACATCAAAGTTGCCAATGTTTAAAAGTTTGTAGACCAAATAACATtcttgaaagaaaatattaaaaaggaGTCAGAATAATAACCACCAAAGTGCcaccaaaaatgtttccaaaattttagtgcaattctaaaaaataaatttcttcttAGATaatagaaatttcaaaatacgAGTATCATGTGGACACAAAAGCAACGTTTAtgaagaataataataatcattttcTATACTTTTTAGGTACGTACACAAATAACACTCATTAACCATTACACATAATAGTCTCCTGAATGAAAATGTTTGGAATTGTTAATAATGTTTAGTAAAGACAAAAAAAGAACagatgacaattttttaggTTTTAGGTCCGCACATAATAAAAGTCAGATATTGTACTGTTAAATATAAAGATGCATAGGTCGTTTCGTATAAAAGTCATAGTGGCCCTGATAAGGGCCGATGTTTTAGGTTTTTGCGAAAAATGGATCGTTTCTTAAGCTTTCTTCTCGGTCTTTTTGGGTAAAAGCActgcctgaatgttgggtaagacaccgccttgggcgattgtaactccggagaggagtttgttcaattcttcGTCATtcctgatggccagctgcagatgacgcgggaTGATGCgcgtcttcttgttgtcacgggcggCGTTTCCAGCCAATTCGAGTACTTCTGCGGCGAGGTattccatgacggcggccaaatagacgggagcgccggcaccgacgcgttcggcgtaatttcctttgcggagaagacgatgtattcTGCctaccggaaactggagaccggcacggctcgaacgagACTTCGcctttcccttcactttacctcctttaccgcgaccagacattttgtttgttaacaCAACAAATAGCAGAATAGAATAAAACTAGCGGCACCAACAACGCTGTCGTATCGATTAATGGACTTGATATTAGGACCGCGCAGCGGTTAGCTTTCAATTTATAGCACACACGGCAGGCCATCTGACACCGCGACTGGTGGGAATCCGCTTCTAGGTGGGGCTTCGGTGAACACGGGACCTATCATAAAGAAGACGCGCGAAACAAGTTTGACGTCAATTCCTGTGTCTGATCGCACGCACACAGACCGTTacgttcgcgagtttgttatTAAACTTTATTTGACTTATAATAATTcgaaatgccgccgaagacaagtggtaaagCAGCGAAGAAGGCTGGAAAAGCCCAGAAGAATATTTCCAAaaccgacaaaaaaaagaagcgcaggaggaaggagagctatgccatctacatctataAGGTCCTGAAGCAAGTCCATCCCGATACCGGCATCTCTAGTAAGGCGATGAGCATCATGAACAGTTTCGtcaacgacatcttcgaacgcaTCGCCGCCGAAGCGTCCCGTCTGGCCCATTACAACAAACGTTCCACCATCACCAGTAGGGAAATCCAAACTGCTGTACGTTTGTTGTTGCCCGgggagttggccaagcacgccgtctccgaaggtaccaaagccgtcaccaagtacaccagctCCAAATAGAAGAATTTCTGGTCGTGGTCGTCTCCTCTTTACATTtcactagaaaaaaaaacggttcttttcagaaccacaaaaaacctcgaacaaaaaacattggCATAAAcatcttttttaaataaaacaaaatatacatatatcaTCAAGGTTTTGATAGtatcgtatgatcaaaaagtctttggatcagGGTTGCCGTGGAATTAACAAGCTATCTTATGTAATTGGATTTATTCGCCTCGTTTATGTATAAATGAGTTCCGTGAGAGATTAACGCTACTTTGAAGTATACATATAGTACATAAAAACTACGGGcagtagaaataaataattctataGATGGTTTTTACATTTCATGGCTATCGCGATCTCAAACGAATAATACAgagttattctaaatgattgtagtcgaagtaggcgtgaaaactgaatgtaaaatttatagttgccgctccacataacaaaaacataaaaattatgtgaataagtgagttgtacacaccgttcacacacgggagttaaattgggtgcaaaacaactcaatatttctggattcatttgttaatttaacaaaaataaatacaaatctCATCAGCGCTATCTAAATCAATCCCGATTTCCTATTATGTAGGCAAACAAGCACACAGTCGGATGTATATTGTTCCTCTCCCATTCTAACTTTTGAATCAGGTAAAAGAGAAGAATCGGTCAAAAACTGAATCAAATGGTATGTTTACTGCTTTTCAATTTAGAATTGATGCATGAAACTCCACAACTGTTGTTTCACCTATTACCAACGTAGGAGACCTACTACATACATACTACATGTGACAACTTGCTATTACGCTaacatattttaattcaaactattacatattatattacaattattatcattttacattcgttttataaaatttgttgtgTTGAATGTTGTTGTAAACGAACGTGATGATGACATGAcgttttaattgtttgtgtctGATATTAGATTATTAGGCTTATTTCatgaatgtttttttatttctttcctttaaagagtttatgttttatttatatagagtttattttgtttttagtgttatgttatttatttatgtattaaaattatttagaataaTATATGTTGCGTTTGTGCTTGTAATTATGATTAGTCAATGAAtaattgaataataaaaataaaacgaagaCAAATATACAagcacaaataaaacaaatattttaaatggtggtctaccgtgcgatcaattaTTGGCCAAACAGGCAACAACAACATTcttcgttattgaaaacacaattacgaaagtaagatgaatattttatgctctgaagtaaaaataaattgacaagGCGAATATTCAAAAACaggacaggacctgacgccaatctaacaaaaaaatcttggcctgttgcgtgtttaaaacaatcgtgaacggctataataataataggatCATTTGAATGTAATTTCATAGACATACTACAGCGTGAACAacaatgactgaatctgttggcaatgaaacaatttaaaagtactagtgttttttgtctcgtaattggcattgaccggattttttaacttgagacgacattaaaaacatttttggttatgccggttatgtttatgtgattacaaaaatgaacctttgatggtaaatttcaaatttgccaaatttcattgttaccaacagatttagtcattcttgatcacattgtattgggtgattcaaaatgattgtggccgagtatggcaactatgtacgaaaatttatgtggcaactgtgtgggtagggtagagttgacatttctttgacagttcataggcgtgcaattttgaaagttgtcaaatcaatgtgcaatggaatttaaaaaatcaaatgcacgcttatgaaatgtcatacaaatattaactctaccccattcacacagttgccacatacattttcgtacatagttgccatacttggccacaatcattttgaatcacccaatactaGAGATAGACAATCATACATTATTTCATCCTCGTATTTACAGtaattttcgaataaaaatgtaattcggGAACATGTTTGAGTTGTTAAATTTGTTGTGACCGTTACGCagttttataaacaatttagaattgttttttttttgtcgtagTGTAAAACTTCAAATTAGAATCCGAAACTATACAAAAACGACATTTTATGTGACGCTGTGTTTATAATCTTTAGTTTACTTTGTTTATCATAACTCACCACCGTCTTTCGAAATTTGTTGCTACACTGCAACTCATGAACACGCTGTTCTGTGCCGTTGAACATGTCCCCGCATTGGGACTCTCGCTTTTGGTACAGGGAGTTGCAGTGGTGACACGGTgctaaaaattaatataaaaatttagatGTTAACAAGAAATAACAATCATAGGGATAACAACAAGAAATCTTTAGCTATAGGGCCATTTTACAGAAGTGAAATTAcattaatcgtaatcaaatgcgagattaactgaacacgtgatcagactgaaccaatcgaagttttgGATTCAtcggttaatcgcgcattaatattttattcgaattaaatatttaattctctttctataaactggcgaTACGAAACGAAAGTCTATCAGtgtttgaaaatgtaaactcCGTGCTAACGACTGATCCCATTGGTGCCGGATTTTTCAGtttatgtactatggcggccaaaaaattttggccgtcactttcttgacattcaagtaaagtgtaaataaatatttaggaatcgtaaccctaCTTTCGATTGTTGTCATTTTgataatcaatttaaactgtttgaagctcagatattccaaaaatccgataTGAATGAACAACATTaaagcaatcgtacatagataacctgaggtaaactttctgtgtagtagaaatgacaaaataattttgagttttgaaatttaccacccaaaaaataacgttcataatcaagacggtaatcatgatgacaataaagtacggattacaattattttttttttgaattgacagacaatgacggccaaaattttttgtccgccatagtacggttggtggacaaagaaaaactgggacactcaaaatttcttgCACTTGTATCAAGTTTTCAATTGTCAAgataaagtcaaaataaaactgactTTTACAATCACTGTTGACAGTTATCTTGTCAGCTGTAATGCCAAATCTAAGTGAATTCCAAAAACACCTAATTAGACAACGCCTTGGGGAGGGTATTACCGCAATTATTACATTACGAGCAATTGCTAAAGAGCTAAACGTTAGcaaaaatacagttttgctCGCCAAATAACTGTTTGTAAGTGTCACACGTAGCTTTTTGTCGTATGTCATCATATGATAGTTCACCTATTTGTTAGCAAGCCTGAATTAAACGGtgcaaatttgccaaatttcgaTTTGGatagttgtcatttttgtcccagatttttttgtccgcctaccgtacctaacttgacatctgtcaaaggtaacctcaaaatttacaattaaatcatgttttttcaaaattttgcctaaaccaacacgaaaaacgttgtgTGCACCTTGGCCAAAAAGTggcttttgtcctcgcctgttttcaaatctcggctccgcctcgacTAGAAAACCTAGACTCGGACTATAATATGCActtttttggccttgatacagaatagtagtttatttaacgagttcaagtgtaaattgggcttttttgacATGactgggccagtttaaaacgcgagtgaaacgagcgttttaaaggcccacgagtttttttttgtccgacgagccccttaaaggctccaaatagctcaaaatctttaaaattagtttgacgtttcattttgacaagttgtgacatttatcaacatccgttcacacaggagaaaattttcaaattctgacagtgtcgaacaaaaaataagtattttcttaaatttctcATCGTTCCACTTTCAGTGACAGTCCCCGAAATGTCACCTCTCATTTATGCTGGAATTGTTTCGTACTTTTGTtggtattttaataaatcttacaatattttaaacCAGCCTTACATAACGGACTCTCAcgttttgatattttcaaaatttgatcggCGATAATACGAGCatgtaaatcaaaaatagatGATTGATTGCTTGATTTATTATATGGTTGATTGGATTGATCGAATGGATTAATCCAttaactaaagtccattcattttgtattgaacttttcaaggtcaaatatatttttttttggctctgtaattatgttttgtaaataatgacatgcaggtaaacaccgtaaacgttgaattgagcattgctaaatcacattatgtcactatttacaaaacataattacagagccaacatttaaattatttgaccttgaaaagttcaatacaaaatgaatggactatacCTTTTGTCAACGAAGTCCAAGAAACATCTTTTACATCGTAATTCGTCAACACGTCAACTACGAAAACGAAGAATGCttgatttattatttggttgatttgattgatctaatgattaattcattaattacCTTTTGTCTACGAAATCCAAGAACACGAAGTCAGGTTAACACCAGTTAACAGCAAAGTGACACAGGACAGAAACGTGTTTTACATCTTAATTCGTCAACACGACAGCCAGTGAACGACAACGACGGAAACGAACGAACAAATAGGGAAGTAGGTACTACTGTTACAGTGTTGCCAAAGTCAGCATAGAATTGGACCTATAGTCTgttcaattctaaatttccaccacctgttgaattatgttggcaaaataaaaataaattggggATTGTTAATTACCAatgttggcaatataattattttataaacatgattcgaaatagtatattaagtataaagaacggtaatgacaatgtacggatcgaagacaattgtttggaggaggagcttgcgacgactccaatattgtctgagatccgtacattgtcattaacgttcgtcatgcttatgagattttttgcgcgattgaatatttattacaaaacattcctaactagaatgcaatgcgatacgacgcccttcacatcgtgttgccacaatgtcgatttttgtatcgcgtttctaaggcaatctgcaaacaactaccgccattgcagtttttgtgcgcaaatatcgccagttgtgttgaaaaacaagcagtaaaatgagtgatattagtgattccgaaaacgaagtggatattgtagaagaaactttgaatgtggggtgcgtcacaaataaagaatttttgaaactaacgacctcaacgtgtaattaagaagacaaggaaaatttttggtatgaaaattttgataatactaatgtcgcggcaagttcgctaatattatttcattgc contains these protein-coding regions:
- the LOC138123660 gene encoding histone H2A codes for the protein MSGRGKGGKVKGKAKSRSSRAGLQFPVGRIHRLLRKGNYAERVGAGAPVYLAAVMEYLAAEVLELAGNAARDNKKTRIIPRHLQLAIRNDEELNKLLSGVTIAQGGVLPNIQAVLLPKKTEKKA
- the LOC138124459 gene encoding histone H2B codes for the protein MPPKTSGKAAKKAGKAQKNISKTDKKKKRRRKESYAIYIYKVLKQVHPDTGISSKAMSIMNSFVNDIFERIAAEASRLAHYNKRSTITSREIQTAVRLLLPGELAKHAVSEGTKAVTKYTSSK